The proteins below come from a single Haliaeetus albicilla chromosome 22, bHalAlb1.1, whole genome shotgun sequence genomic window:
- the EIF1AD gene encoding probable RNA-binding protein EIF1AD isoform X2, protein MSRATKRKHVVRELLEERVLPAPRQRIVRVLGTPGNNLHEVETAEGTRFLASMPPRFRRHIWIKRGDFLLVDPIEEGTKVKAEMSLVLLPPHVRFLQRQGLWPEAFTPLEKSSPREGHLPAGDGDEDLFVNTNRVGAGGDMGDSEDTGDEDDTGDDEDDTGDEDDRGDDDDTGDEDAAAGDSEDRGDNNDDTGDKEDMCDKDTHPRDSGDKDRGASGSRDRRCPPQ, encoded by the exons ATGTCGCGCGCCACCAAGCGGAAGCACGTGGTgcgggagctgctggaggagcgCGTGCTGCCGGCCCCGCGGCAGCGGATCGTGCgg gtgctgGGGACACCGGGGAACAACCTGCACGAGGTGGAGACGGCCGAGGGGACGCGCTTCCTCGCCAGCATGCCCCCCCGCTTCCGCCGCCACATCTGGATCAAGAGAG GTGACTTCTTGCTGGTGGACCCCATCGAGGAGGGGACGAAGGTGAAGGCCGAGATGTCCCTcgtcctcctccccccccacgTCCGCTTCCTGCAGCGCCAGGGGCTCTG GCCTGAGGCCTTCACTCCCCTGGAGAAGTCAAGCCCCCGGGAGGG CCACCTCCCCGCCGGGGACGGGGACGAGGACCTCTTCGTCAACACCAACCGGGTGGGGGCCGgcggggacatgggggacagcGAGGACACGGGTGACGAGGATGACACGGGTGACGACGAGGACGACACGGGTGACGAGGATGACAGGGGTGATGACGACGACACAGGTGACGAGGACGCTGCTGCGGGTGACAGCGAGGACAGAGGTGACAACAATGATGACACGGGTGACAAGGAGGACATGTGTGACAAGGACACACACCCAAGGGACAGCGGGGACAAGGACCGGGGGGCCAGTGGCAGTCGGGACAGGCGGTGCCCCCCCCAGTGA
- the EIF1AD gene encoding probable RNA-binding protein EIF1AD isoform X1 gives MSRATKRKHVVRELLEERVLPAPRQRIVRVLGTPGNNLHEVETAEGTRFLASMPPRFRRHIWIKRGDFLLVDPIEEGTKVKAEMSLVLLPPHVRFLQRQGLWPEAFTPLEKSSPREGHLPAGDGDEDLFVNTNRVGAGGDMGDSEDTGDEDDTGDDEDDTGDEDAAAGDSEDRGDNNDDTGDKEDMCDKDTHPRDSGDKDRGASGSRDRRCPPQ, from the exons ATGTCGCGCGCCACCAAGCGGAAGCACGTGGTgcgggagctgctggaggagcgCGTGCTGCCGGCCCCGCGGCAGCGGATCGTGCgg gtgctgGGGACACCGGGGAACAACCTGCACGAGGTGGAGACGGCCGAGGGGACGCGCTTCCTCGCCAGCATGCCCCCCCGCTTCCGCCGCCACATCTGGATCAAGAGAG GTGACTTCTTGCTGGTGGACCCCATCGAGGAGGGGACGAAGGTGAAGGCCGAGATGTCCCTcgtcctcctccccccccacgTCCGCTTCCTGCAGCGCCAGGGGCTCTG GCCTGAGGCCTTCACTCCCCTGGAGAAGTCAAGCCCCCGGGAGGG CCACCTCCCCGCCGGGGACGGGGACGAGGACCTCTTCGTCAACACCAACCGGGTGGGGGCCGgcggggacatgggggacagcGAGGACACGGGTGACGAGGATGACACGGGTGACGACGAGGACGACACGG GTGACGAGGACGCTGCTGCGGGTGACAGCGAGGACAGAGGTGACAACAATGATGACACGGGTGACAAGGAGGACATGTGTGACAAGGACACACACCCAAGGGACAGCGGGGACAAGGACCGGGGGGCCAGTGGCAGTCGGGACAGGCGGTGCCCCCCCCAGTGA